TTCTTATTCTAGTCCAAGGCCGGATTTTATCTGGGTACCTGTTCAAGATGACTATGGTGAGGAAGAACTTGTTAAAGTTCACATCATTTACCCACAATTACCCTACTCTTGTAGTCATTGTCAAACTTTCAGTCACTCTTTTTCTAGATGTATCCATAACCCCCAGGCAGTTAAACCAGCTTCTAGAAACATGCCTGGTGGAGTTAATCCCAGAGCTGCAAAAGTTACAAAGGCAAACACTCAAAGCAAAGAAACTAACACAATTAACACATAACAAATTCAGGAAAATAAGGAAGTTGATGGAGATTTGACAGATGTGAACCCTGTAGTTTTTGGTGCTTTTTTGGGGTGTGACTTGGTTCTTGATGGTGATCAAACTTTAGATGATGTTCAGCTGGATGCAGATTAGGTTCACAATGGGGATGATGTGGAGAACTTTGACAAAGAATTGGACAACACTGTTTCGGTTCACAATTCGGAGAACTTGGAGACAAATAATCAGGAAAATGCTCCAATTGGCTTGGTGTCTACTACAGCTCAGATAGATCAAGATTTGGAACCTTCTCACTTAATTGTTGACAAAATTGTTGAGACTTTGCCAGCAAAATCTCCAGGTCAGAAACGAAGGCGTGCTCATAGCCGAGATGCTAGCCGTGTCCAGTCTTCATCTACAGCGCCTGCATTAAACCCAGCGCCTGCAGCACCCAAGACCCGCGCATCGGCTGCAATGACCTTAGCACTTCAATAACAGACGCATCATGTTGCTGCTCTCAAAGTATTCAAGGCAGATCTGACTGATGAAGACGGATTCACAATGGATATAAACAGAAAAAGCCCTACAAATAAAAGAAGTCCAAAACTGGTTGTGCAGCCAGCAAGCCTTAGACAGTTGAAATGAATTTTGCAGCTTAGAATGTAAGGGGCATCAACAAAGCCCCTCATCAAAAAGAGTTACAAAATTTTAAATCTgttaataatttacattttatgGGTATCCTTGAAACTAAAGTTAAGAGTGACAATGCCTTAGCTATTTCGAAGAAAATCAAAAAAGATTGGAAGTGGTTATTTAATTATAATCACCATTATAATGGTCGAGTATGGGTTGGATGGAATCCTAATGTTTGGAATATTTCTCTACATTTTATGTCTAGCCAAGTCATCACTTGTAATGCTGTTTTTTAGGAAAGAATATTACTATGTTGGTTTCTTTTGTGTATGCACATAATGATGCTATTGATCAAGTTCCCCTTTGGGACTATTCCTTGACTTTGAGTACTACCACCTCTCCGTGGTGTCTTCTTGGTGATTTTAACTGTGAAGTCAATCTTAGTGAAATTTCTGGTGGTAGGGAGCACTGGACTCCAGGCATGCAAGTCTTTAAAGACTGTCTTGCTAGTTGTGGTTTGGACAAGGTTCGTACAATGGGGGACAACTTCACTTGGACAAATAAGCGCATCATTAATCCAGTGTTCAAATGTTTGGATAGAATGTTTGCAAATGGGGTTTGGTTTAATCTGTTTACTGAAGGAAATGTGTTTGTCAAACCTCGAGGTCTCATGGATCACAATGCTCTTCTTTTTGAAGAACCTATGCAGCTTCAAAAAATTAGTAAACCATTCCAGTTCTTTAATTATATGGTTGATGTCCCAGGGTTTCATGCTACTGTTGATAAATCTTGGTCTTTGATTTGCTCTGGGTCCTGCTATGCTAAATTTGCTTCTAAACTCAAAGAAACGAAGGTGCTGCTTCGTCAACTAAACAGGGCACATGGTAATGTCTCATCTAATGTGTTAACTGCTAGAGCAAACCTTGCACACCTTCAAGTGACTATGCTCAATAATCAGGATCCATCTCTTCTCTCCTTGGATAAAGACTTGATCAATGTTCTAAATTTAGCTTTGGCTGAGGAAGAGTCTTTATATTTGCAAAAATCTAGGGTAAAATGGATGGGACTTGGAGATGGCAATAACTCCTTCTTCCATAAAAAATACAAAGCAAACTGGAACCATAATAAAATCTTGGTACTTGAAGATGATTCAGGAACCTTAGTCCATGGCCAACAGCTTTGTGCAAATGTAGCTATTCA
This sequence is a window from Apium graveolens cultivar Ventura chromosome 9, ASM990537v1, whole genome shotgun sequence. Protein-coding genes within it:
- the LOC141685321 gene encoding uncharacterized protein LOC141685321 gives rise to the protein MLVSFVYAHNDAIDQVPLWDYSLTLSTTTSPWCLLGDFNCEVNLSEISGGREHWTPGMQVFKDCLASCGLDKVRTMGDNFTWTNKRIINPVFKCLDRMFANGVWFNLFTEGNVFVKPRGLMDHNALLFEEPMQLQKISKPFQFFNYMVDVPGFHATVDKSWSLICSGSCYAKFASKLKETKVLLRQLNRAHGNVSSNVLTARANLAHLQVTMLNNQDPSLLSLDKDLINVLNLALAEEESLYLQKSRVKWMGLGDGNNSFFHKKYKANWNHNKILVLEDDSGTLVHGQQLCANVAIHYFKNLLGMEVTHTAIDLESVDYKVTTETQATLLSVAVNDALIFNTLKKMKKNKAPGPYGVNVEFFLATWNTTGPDFCASIRCFFDTGFLPSGINSTLISLIPKVDSSTRMADFLPISLCTVMYKCISKIIASRLKLIMPTVIDIAQSAFIPGRSISDNILLAQELF